The DNA window CGCTAAATGACTGAAAATTTGTGATTGCTCATGTGGTGGAATTCGATCAGAGTCTATCCGAAAACATGCATCCAGAATATTGGTTTTCCCAGATGCTTTTGCGCAACTTTTGTTAACATTTACGCTTCTTCACTCTCCAGGTTGTTGCTGGATCCCATCCCCACCCTGCAAACATTGGTGAATTGTTTTCTGAGGGCTCGTTGAATCCATATGCCGAAGATCCTTACGCATTTGGCTAGAAGGTAATATAGTTTCCCTTTTTTTACTTATTGTATTTTCTAATAGTAATTATATGTCTGCATGAATAATCCATCAAGGACTGCATGCAATGTTCTAAAATGCTAGAGTAGTGCTTCAGCGACTTTTACTTTTGGTGAATAGCATTCTCAGTTGTCAGACCTGAAACTTGAACTCCTCTAACACCATACTGCAACTTTCGTATGCTTGCCGTCCTTGACTTGTTGTATGTCAAATGTAGCTGCTTTGCAGTGTTTGGAAAGGTTGATCTTCCAAACAATTGATCCAATGAATTGGTTCTAAAATGCTGGTTTGAACTCACGAATCTAGAAAATGTAGGGTTATATCAAATATAATACGATCTGGTTTCTGGCAATCACTAACGATTGGTCAGTTCTGTGATTAAGCACTTCACTGCATCTACATATATTTGATACTACTGGTACCTGATGCTTTCTCAAGTAACCGTGcttttctgttaaaaaaaagcCAATTCTTTTATCACATTCATTACCAATAATTGTTAAGTTTTGATAGTGCAGAAGCGTAAATGCTATACtccatctatttcatattatgagATGTTTCgacccttttttttctaaatcaaacctctttaagtttgacaaactttatagaaaaacatagcaacattttcaacacaaaacaaacatattatcaaaatatattcaatgttagatttagtTAAACTAATCTGATGTTGTATATGTTTCTACATTTTTTcgtaaacttaatcaaacttaaaagaaaTTACTTATGGAAAAGTCAAAGTTTTTTATAATATGAGAAAGGGAGTATACACTTACAACTTCTGAATTCTAATCATGCCTCCCTTTGCAGCTCACATTTGAGGTGCTGACCTTCAGAAGCATGATGATGACTCCCGAGTGCAATCCCCAAGTCGGATTGAATCAATGATCTTGCGGCCTTAGGCATCTGACCATCCTGTTGTACGAAACGACAATCGTTAACTGCGTTGTATCTGCAATACTGTTACGACACGGGTTATGGCATCTGACCATCCTGGTGTTCATAACATACTATCACTACCTGTGATGTATCTGGAATATCGATACGACAGACAACGATTCTCCTGCGCGTACAGCATCAACTGAAAATGCCAGTGTTAGTTTTGCTATTTCTAACGATTTGCGGAAGGATTTTAATACATTGATATTCCATTGCCGGCGGAGTGGACAGGCAACGGAAAACAGTAGCAAACTTGGTCCGAGGACAAAGCATCTAGTTTTAATTTGAGCAATTTTACCATACAACATTTGGTATCTCGAGGTATCACATTTTACATACAAAATTTTGATACCTCGAGCTACTAAATGTTGGTTggtaaaattgttttttttttcagtttatcAGTGGCTTTTTATGGTTTGCGCATGAAGGTCCTCTCGGACATGAATTTGGGCCGAGTGAATACAAATATCTCAAGAAAGTGCGTGTCACTGGATTCAAAGGGTCCAGAGGACAACTTGAGTTTCTTTTGCATCTCATGGAAAATGCACCTGGACTAGAAGTCATAACTGTGGATACAGCTGAAAGAATATGGAAGGATGAATATCATAAGAACGAATATCTCTGTTCTCTGCAAGACTGCAACTTTGCTCGTCAGACCGCCAAACAACATCCTTCGTGAAGCACTTCCACCGGCCGCAAAGATTTCCGTCCTTTAGCATGGATTTGTGTAATTGTTTAGTAGTGAGTTCATGtgatctctctatatatatagtgttACATACCTATCGATGATTTGAAGTTTGAGCAATAGATGAATGCTcgatttaaaatactctttgGCTGGTGCAAGTGTCATGCATTTTATTCACTAGTACGAGGACTAAAGGGAAGTCGTCGTTGACTCCTCTATAGTTGGTACTAGCTGTTAACTCCTTCCGTTATACGGAGTACTAGTAAAAATTAACAAAGATGAGATACATGTTAATACTATAAATGAAATGTGAGATAATTATGTCCATATTCATACTACGCAATGTTTAGATTCGTAATACAATAATACATCTTATTCTATATTagattactaatttttttttggaatacacAAAAGGATTGCGTACTTTTGTATTAAGAGAAGGAAAGAATTACAGCtagattactatattttgatttagattcgtagtacgaAGATGTATACTTTCTCGTATTAGATTACTTATTTACTTTACCCACGAGCTGCTCCTCGTGGTCTACACTCTGGCAGTGGCAAGCATTCGCGACCTTGTAGGGGGTGTGTGACAGCGGACAGGATAGCAGGAAGCGCCATGGCGGCAGGTgtcctcgacgccggcggcgctgtCCCGGCCGCAGCTTACAGCGGGGAGCTCACGCTCTCCGTGCTTGTCACATGCCTCGTGGCGGCCTCCGGCGGCCTCATCTTTGGCTACGACATCGGCATCTCAGGTCTTTGTTCTTCTCCCAGCTTGTGCATCCGCGTCCACGATGGATTGCTTGGATTCTTTGGTCGATTATGATCTCTCTGATGGTGCTCGACTGTTTGTTCCAGGCGGCGTCTCTCAGATGAAGCCGTTCTTGGCGACGTTCTTCCCCAAGGTGCTGATGAGGATGGCCGACGCGAAGAGGGACCAGTACTGCGTCTTCGACAGCCACGCGCTCACGGCGTTCACGTCGTCGCTCTACGTCGCCGGGCTCGTGGCGTCGCTGGCCGCCGGCCGCGTCACCAGGTGGCTGGGCCGGCGCGGCGTGATGCTGATGGGCGGGGCACTgttcttcgccggcggcgccatgaCCGGCGGCGCGGTGAACGTCGCCATGCTCATCGTCGGGCGGATGCTCCTGGGGTTCGGCGTCGGGTTCACGAACCAGGCCGCGCCGCTGTACCTCGCCGAGATGGCGCCCCCGCGGTTTCGCGGGTCGCTCACCGTGGGCTTCCAGTTCTTCCTCTCGCTGGGGATACTCATCGCCAACCTGACCAACTACGGCACCGCGCGCGTCCCGTGGGGATGGCGCCTCtccctcggcctcgccggcgccccgGCCGTGttcatcgtcgtcggcgcctTCTTCCTCACGGACACCCCGAGCAGCTTCGTGATGCGCGGGAAGGTggaccgcgcccgcgccgcgctcctccgcgTGCGCGGCCACCGCGCCGACGTGGACGCCGAGCTCAAGGCCATCGTCCACGCCGTGGAGGCCGCGCGGGGCAGCGAGGACGTCGGCGCGTTCCGGAGGCTGGTCACCTGGCGGGAGTACCGTCCGCACCTGACCTTCGCGCTCGCGCTGCCGCTGTGCCACCAGCTCAGCGGCATGATGGTCCTGACCTTCTTCTCCCCGCTGGTGTTCCGCGTCGCCGGCTTCGGCAGCAACGCGGCGCTGATGGGCGCGGTCATCCTCGCCGGCGTCAAGTTCGCGTCGCTCATCCTCTCCACGCTGGTCATCGACCGCTACGGCCGCAAGGTGCtcgtcatcgccggcgccgccctcatGATCGTGTGCCAGGTAAGTACGCGTACGTACCATACCATGCATGCAAAGTATGTAACGTTCGTTGCATGCGTCGTTTTAGAATTATTGCTGTTTTGTGATCAAGGTGGCGAACGCTTGGATCATGGGGGCGAAGTCCGGGAAGCACGGGGAGGTGGCGATGCCGAGGGCGTACTCGGTGGCGCTGCTGGTGCTGACGTGCGTGCAGGGTGCGGGGTTCGGGATGTCGTGGGCGCCGCTGATCTGGGTGATCCCCGGCGAGATCTTCCCGGTGGAGGTGAGGTCGGCGGGGCAGGCGGTGAGCGTGTCGGTCACGCTGGGGCTCACGTTCGTGCAGACGCAGACGTTCCTGGCGCTGCTGTGCCGGCTCAAGTACGCCACCTTCGCCTACTACGCCGGCTGGGTCGCGGCCATGACGGCCTTCGTCCTCGTGTTCATGCCGGAGACCAAGGGCGTCCCGCTCGAGTCCATGGGCGCCGTCTGGGCGGGACACTGGTACTGGAGGcggttcgtcggcggcggcgacggcaaacCGGAGCAGCGCCGTTGACGAATCATCTCCGTGGATCTACACAAGTACACGACTACACTTACTAATAAAGATGTGTGTGATAAGCTTTCGTGCCGGTCATGCATGCTGAACTAGTCAATTATAAGCCTTGTCACTTTGTTCAGAGGGTCACAAAATTCTTGGGACCAGTTGACAACTTGCTCAAACAAATATTGTGTTATCGGTGATGACTTGCGCGCGGTGACTTTGAGATCATTGATATAGTACCACGGATGGGTAATTATCAATACATCAATCGTAGAAAGAACGTGCTTCCGCTATATATTAGTGTACTACTAGTCTACTGCtccatccatctcaaaatataagcatttttatattttaacacGATCTTCAAAATGTTACTTTGACCAACgttatctataaaagtaaaatgttttaaataaaaagagttgcatattgtgatagtttgtttaatgataaatctagtagcatcaattttatatgattgatcttttttattttttttgctattaatagtcaaagttacaaatatttgacttggtattatgttaaaaatacttatattttggtatagagggagtagtatactcAACTCTACTTTAGTAAACCTACTTTGAATTTTATATTTCTGATACTCGAATTTGGTTAGCTAGTGCCTAGTGGACTAGTAAGTGAAAGAGAAAGACGCAACTTGACCGTAATCGCCTTTTTTAATGGAGGGAGCAAGAGAAAGGACAGAGATATACCGAAACGGATGGCTAGAGCTGCAAATTAAAAGATATAATTAAACCATTAGAGGCTAATTAAAGATATATAAACCATTTTCATCGTCTAAAAAGATGGCTCTACGGCGGACTATCTAACAGTATCCTCTGCCGTACAGTCCATACCGTACCACCAATATGTGTATGTATCCCTATATATGTACTTTAGGGTCTATCTCTCAGTACGACACGTACGTACGGTAGAAAGATGTGCATCCCGGACTATTGAGACGGTTTAGGTATCGTGACTCATGCGGGGCTGTTTGGTTCTATGTTACCCCGATACGGGGATACGGACACGGATACACGACACGGCGACACGGGGATACGACATTTTCCAAAAATTGAGGATACGGGGATacgctaatatatatatatatatataaattaaaaatacagAAAAGTAGTAAATTGAACAGGGCAAAAATAGATTGTGAATAAGTGCTAGACCACAAATAGTGCATAGACCACAAATTAATAGTTCAACGGTACATCCAAACTCGCAATGACCATAGAAGTTCACATCCAGCCCACAGGGCATGGGCACACAACTAGTTTATAAATAACAAGTTCACAGCCACAAATAGAATAATTAGGATAGACCGATAGACTTGTTCAGGACTCTAAGTTCAATTCAATAATAACTAGATAGGTAGATCAATTTAATTGCTGCTTGTATCAATCATGGTAACTGAAGTGGCTGAAGGTCCAGCATCAGCAGACAGATCCAATGCACCAAGATCTTCTAGCACCCTCTCAAGGTCAGGCTCATCAAGTGAAAGAGCAGCTTCTTGAAGAAAATCAGCACCACCCTCGAACATCTCAAAGCTGTCTCCTCCAACATCCCACATTCTTGATGGACCAGTATAGTACTCTTCAGATTTCCTGGAAAGAAGACGCAAATTCTGGTGCACAAACACCAAATCTTCAGCACGTCCAGGGTTTAGCCTACAATAAAGCAATTGTAGTCACTGATCAGTTCCATGCATTTCAAACATACAAGAAATTTACTAAGTAAGAGAAGGAACAGAACTTGTTTCTCATTGAATTATGGATCAAACCATAGGTGCTCCAATTTCTTTCAGCACAAGATGATGATGTTGGTTGTCCAAGTAATTTTAGCGCCAACTTTTTTAACTCAGGGGCAGAGTTACCATAAATTCCCCACCATTGCTTTGCATCCAAATGAGCTCTATCCTCGATTGAGTCAAAGGAATTAAACCCATTTCCAAACAGCGAGAAATCTGCAAACTGCTGCTTGATCTTCCTTAATTCATCACCAGCAAAATACCTTCTGAAGCATTTGTTTCTCATTTCTGAAATTTCTGCATCCATGTGAGGAGCTTCACGGGTTGGAACCTCAGCCAACCAGCTTTCGCAGTAGTACCtacattttataaaaacaattaatatGCTAACAACGACTACAAATTATGGAAACAAACATTTAAAAGTAGAAGCAGAACATTACTTGGGGTTCAGTGTGTGCCAAGCAATGCAAGGGGGTATTACTTTTTGCCCATCGAGAGTACAAGATCTCTTGCacatgaaagaaaaaggaggaatgcTCATCTAGTTCTTTCCCTTCATGAcgataaactatttttttcacctTATCTATCATTGAATCCCACATCTCATAAACCAAATGGAGGCAAGGTTTGTCGGTGTCAGCTGCACGAATCATGGAATAGATAGGATCAGTGAAATCTAGGATATACTGCACCTTATCCCACCACACATCATTTAGAACCTTCTCTTTGACTTGCTGTGCTTGAACTTGATTGTCTTCCCTATAAGAATTCCATTTTTCACTCACTACCATCAAGATTAGAGATTCTTTGATAGCACGGAACCTCTTTAACATTACAATGGTAGAAGCAAATCTTGTATCAGCAATGGCAAGAAATTTTAGCTTACTGAACTCATTGAACATGGAGAGCCTCATTGAGTGGTTCATGATGAAGTTTTTTATGAAAGAAGCATCTGCTGCTACCTCAGTGATCCACTGAAATTCTTCATAAGCATCCCCACTTGAACTCTTGGCTGCACATATGTTCTTCAAGGCCAGGTTCAAGGTATGGACAACACACGGCGTCCAAAAAATGTGGCTGTACCTCTGTTCAACTATCAACCCAGCAGCCCTGCAATTAGCTGCATTGTCAGTGATAACCTGTACCACATTCTTTGGTCCAACATCCTCAATGACTGCAATCATCTTCTCAGCAATATATTCCTTCCTCTTAATTTCTCCTTCAGTGTTGATTGCTCTTAAAAACATTGGCCCATCTTCTGTCACTGCTAGAAAATTCAAGAGTGGACGCCTTTGAGCATCAGACCACCCATCGGACACAATGCTCACACCTTTTACAGGCCATGTCGACTTAAGGGGATTTAACAACCGCTCAACATGTGTCTTCTCTTGAACAAGAAGAGTAGTTCGTAGCTTGTTGTAACTTGGAGGGGAATAGCCCCCAAGCGCATTGTTGCAAGCAAACATAAAAGCCTTCCTGAAATATGGGTTTCTTGCAACATTGAAAGGAATGCCTACAGACCAAACCAAATGTCCAAATATTAGTCACATTTGTAACACAAATATGAGAATGTATGAGTTAATAAAACGTACTAAACTCTAGTCTAACCTGCTGTGTAGAACATTCTCGCAATCAAAGCATCAAGGTTGGAACGAGTATCTGAATTGAAGCTAGACTCAATAGCTGAAACAGCCCTTCTCTTCCCCCTACTCGCGCCCTCTGCTGGCAGTGGGATGTCCTTAGGCAAGTTCCTTTCAGCAACTACTACAGCTCTAGCCATTTCATCGTGAAGTTGACTAAGAACATCGATTGTTACCTTTGGACAGGGAGCTACACCATTAGATCCCACCTTCAAGAGATGTGCTTTAACTCTTGAGTAGCTCCCATGCATAATATTACCACAAAGCCTGCATCTAAACCTTACATTCCCTCCCTGGCCTTTACCTGTTTTCTCCATTAACTCAACATACCTCCACAATGGCTTGTTTTCATTGTCATTGGGAGGAATCACACGGCAAGCATTCAAGAGGTTGCTTGCCCTTGCTGGACCACTAGTTCCTCTTGATAAATCAGTAGCAGAATTAGGAGCCGGACTACCACTAGGATGGCTAGATGCACTAGCACTAGCACTTGAGCTTCCAGTTCGATAATCCATGggatctaacaaaaaaaagatagtaCTTATACTAAGAAAAGATGAAGGGCATTGCATTCTTGCAGATCCACTAAAActctaaaagaaataagaagagCATTGCAGAATTGCTCTGCTGCAGTGCATAGAATGCTAAAAGAGGGGATTTATTATTCACCTCAACAAGGGAACGAACAGGAAAACAGATCGGCGACGACAGTGTTGTGCCGACGTCACAgtaggaggcggcgaggcgcagCCCAgtgcgcggcgccggcgtagctcggcggcggcgacggttgaCGAGGCAGcccggcagcagcgacggcacTGGAGCGCGTGAGGGGCGTTGGTGGTGACAGTGTTGGGCCAGCGTCGGAGGTGGAGagcagcgtggcggcgccggtgcagcCCGTCGGCGGCAATGGctgatggggcggcggcggcgctggagcgtTGGGGAAGAGAGGCGAGAGTGAGAGTTGAGAGGCGACGCAGGCTGGGTGGATATgctccccacgcgcgcgcgggtTTTGGTACCGGCGGAATATTAGGGTTAAACGTATCGGGACCGTATCAGAACGTATCGGAAACGTATCaggaattattttatttattttaaaatcaagATAAATACCGATACGTCCCGGACACGTATCCGGCCGTGTCCGATACGTGTCCGTATCCGATCGCATGTCGGACACAGACACGCGCCTGCTTTGCCGTATCAGTGCTTCATAGGTTTGGTTGCCAATTTTGCACCCTGATAGAGGATTTTTCTGCATTTAATTtgacaatcggacacttttcaAAAACTAATTTCGCAAATAAACCGtagccaaaacttatttcaaaaataactcTTTTTTTAACGCCAAATCATATGGTGCTGAACTTAGACATATCAACGCCAAATAGCACACCACTGAATGCATGTTGGTACACCGACTCAGTCTCCCATCCGTGGTGGCACATCATTCAGCGCCAGTTGACGTGGTgttgaggtgtctaagttcaacGCCGTACGATTTGACGCTGAACAAAAgggtaatttttaaaataagttttggccacAGTTCATTTGCGAaattagttttcaaaaagggtcaaattatcaaattaaATGATTTTCCTAGGCGGAGACTTCCCAGCGTTGGTTTGCGTCCTGAGTGGCTGAAGCTTTGCCTCATCTGAGCTGCTCAGACGACACAAAATCATCCAACAAGCATGAAACAAAATCATCTAACAAGCATGAAGATAAGTGCCcacgcaaaacgagataaatcattagcacatgattaattaaattttaattattaaaagcttgaaaaaatgatttatttgatttttttatagcaacttctatgtagaaagttttcgcacgaaacataccgtttagcagtttaaaaggtGTGGTAACGAGGAAAAATCTGTATCTTGTTGGAGTTATATGTATCATGTGAGACGTGATTCGTCATTCGGGCATGTTACTCGGGTTGCCAACCATTGTTACCCTTGTAATGACCAAAATTTTGTTCAACGGCCGATGTGAGCCTCAACTATTAGAATTTTGTCCGCTGCTCTagaattttagtaaagttgcagTGTTCCATTTCCATTAAAGCGAATTGAAGACACAATCTTGGGAGAGTTGCTTATGCTATTGTTTAGTTTGATATATCAATAAAAAGTACCAAATCGTAATCGAAGAAGTTTTCAACAAGAGATAAGGTCTAAAGGTGTAAGTGGCGTATATAAATGGGAATTAACTAGGAATGGTTAGTTATGTATTAGTTGTTGCTcaaatttttatttcaatatGCAACTTGAAACCTTCATGTGTGATTCTCTTCGTACACTTCTTAATTGAAAAGAGCTCATACCATTTtcctttctaaaaaaaataccaaaccTTGGGTAAAGGCCCCCGCTTACTAGTGCAGCAGTAACCCGTAGgaagtacttcctctgttaAAAATATAACGATTCAGTTTAGGTTAAAAGTCTTTTGAATCACATcagttgtcaattttttaaattttgaattgcatGGATTCCCTTTTCAAGCATCATTGGCTATAAAATCATTGAAATAATTAGAATCATaagaatattataaaatttgaatcctagaaatccttatattttgttTTGGCACTGTGGTGAGCTTgctattaccaaattttgtagtAAAACAAACAGTGCCATTAAATGGTAAAAAAATGTAAGAATTTGTTAGGCATCAATTCAAATAATCCCTTAATCCAAAATGGCTTGATGATTTTTCGAAAGTTGGCTTGAACACAGGAAGACAAGATAGAATATACTTGCTTTTGTTGTGTCTTATTTAAAGCATTTGTCAGATGGTTGGAATGGTTGCACACGAAAGGAGCACTTGGTATCGGTAGCTTAAATAATCAAACAATGGAAATTTGTGATACCTTGAACCTTGTTACAAATAGCTATCTGTCTGATCCTCAAATTCAAGCTAGTGGGGTTAAGAGCGAGTTGACActctatatatatctttcaTGTACACCTCTGAAACGTAAGAAAGCTCATCTGACCGCAGTTTAGCTCCCTCTTAGACAGAGGccagagggagaaagagagagagagaggagaaggctGAGACTGAACATTCAAGATGGCCGGAGGTGTCATCGTGGCGAACGACGGTGATGGCTCCGCCgtggaccacggcggacggctgACGTTCTCGGTGGTCATCACCTGCCTCGTGGCGGCCTCCGGCGGCCTCATCTTCGGCTACGACGTCGGCATCTCAGGTGCACGCGCGCATGCGCCTCTCGATTAGTCTGATCTTATCAAAGGAATTAACTGACCTGACCTGCTTCTGCGTCCATCAAGGCGGCGTCTCGACGATGGAGCCGTTCCTGCGGCGGTTCTTCCCCGGCGTGGTGAGGAGGATGGCGGAGGCGAGGCCCGGGAACGAGTACTGCGTCTACGACAGCCAGGCGCTGACGGCGTTCACGTCGTCGCTGTACGTCGCCGGGCTGGTGGCGTCGCTCGTGGCCAGCCGCGTCACCAGGGCGATGGGGCGGCAGGCCGTCATGGTCATGGGCGGCGCGCtcttcttcgccggcggcgccgtcaccGGCTTCGCCGTGAACATCACCATGCTCATCGTCGGCCGCATGCTGCTCGGCTTCGGCGTCGGCTTCACCAACCAGGTCAGTGTCACAGTCACACCTCTTCCATCATCTTCCACCATGCTGTAAATGCGTCTGACCGTCGATTAGTATTGAGCGACACCCTTAATCCTGCGTCAGCGGATTGTCCAAAGTCTTTGGCTGATAGACACAGAGACGGAGCCATCATCATTGCTCATTGGTGAACTTATCTGCTATTTGCTTTCAGACAGCTATGTTAGTATCTTTATATTATATCAGGATATGCTTCGAAGCAGCCACTGCCATGATcccaagtgttttttttttattatttttggcttAAATATAAGGGCAGGTGAATCCGCACATACAGAGAAAAAACGAGAGCCAATCCATTCGTCAAATGACTCAAACCAATGCGATCTCCAAGTAGTAGTATACTAGTATTCTTAATTATCTGTCAGTCCACTCATGAAACTCTAAGTACGATTAAGCTATGAAGAACGTTGCAGTTAATTACAGACAGCTAGTAGTATACTGTAGTACTTAGGTCGATTACCACATGGCCTATTCCGACATTTGGTGCAACTAATCCaccgatggtggtggtggcctggTGCGCTGACCTGTACCCGCCGAGATGCCGCGCCTTGGCCTCGGTGGCGTCACGCATCACTAGTACCAACCACGTCCCGCGCCGCGAGTATCACACGAGTGCACCGGGCGTTGCAGCACGACGGGTTTGATCGTGTCGTGTGGGTTCTTGACGAACGAAATGGGCAGGCGGCTCCTCTCTTCCTCGCCGAGATGGCCCCgacgcggtggcgcggctcgctCACGGCCGGGTTCCAGTtcttcctcgccgtcggcgtcgtcatCGCCACCGTCACCAACTACTTCGCGTCGCGCGTCCCCTGGGGGTGGCGCCTCTCCCTCGGCCTCGCGGGGGCGCCCGCCGTCGTCATCTTCCTGGGCGCGCTCTTCCTCACCGACACGCCCAGCAGCCTCGTCATGCGCGGCGACACGGCCCGCGCACGCGCCGCGCTGCTCCGGGTGCGCGGGGCTGGCGCCGACGTGGAGGCGGAGCTGAAGGGCATCGTGCGCGCCGTGGAGGTGGCGCGCCAGGGGGAGGACGGCGCGTTCCggcggatggcggcgaggcgggagtACCGCCCTTACCTGGTGTTCGCCGTGGCCATGCCCATGTTCTTCCAGCTCACGGGCGTCATCGTGATCTCCTTCTTCTCCCCGCTGGTGTTCCGCACCGTCGGGTTCGGCAGCAACGCCGCGCTGATGGGCAACGTCATCCTCGGCGCCGTCAACCTCGTCTGCCTCATGCTCTCCACCCTCGTCATCGACCGCTACGGCCGCAAGGTGC is part of the Oryza glaberrima chromosome 4, OglaRS2, whole genome shotgun sequence genome and encodes:
- the LOC127770033 gene encoding sugar transport protein MST1-like, giving the protein MAAGVLDAGGAVPAAAYSGELTLSVLVTCLVAASGGLIFGYDIGISGGVSQMKPFLATFFPKVLMRMADAKRDQYCVFDSHALTAFTSSLYVAGLVASLAAGRVTRWLGRRGVMLMGGALFFAGGAMTGGAVNVAMLIVGRMLLGFGVGFTNQAAPLYLAEMAPPRFRGSLTVGFQFFLSLGILIANLTNYGTARVPWGWRLSLGLAGAPAVFIVVGAFFLTDTPSSFVMRGKVDRARAALLRVRGHRADVDAELKAIVHAVEAARGSEDVGAFRRLVTWREYRPHLTFALALPLCHQLSGMMVLTFFSPLVFRVAGFGSNAALMGAVILAGVKFASLILSTLVIDRYGRKVLVIAGAALMIVCQVANAWIMGAKSGKHGEVAMPRAYSVALLVLTCVQGAGFGMSWAPLIWVIPGEIFPVEVRSAGQAVSVSVTLGLTFVQTQTFLALLCRLKYATFAYYAGWVAAMTAFVLVFMPETKGVPLESMGAVWAGHWYWRRFVGGGDGKPEQRR
- the LOC127771072 gene encoding sugar transport protein MST1, with amino-acid sequence MAGGVIVANDGDGSAVDHGGRLTFSVVITCLVAASGGLIFGYDVGISGGVSTMEPFLRRFFPGVVRRMAEARPGNEYCVYDSQALTAFTSSLYVAGLVASLVASRVTRAMGRQAVMVMGGALFFAGGAVTGFAVNITMLIVGRMLLGFGVGFTNQAAPLFLAEMAPTRWRGSLTAGFQFFLAVGVVIATVTNYFASRVPWGWRLSLGLAGAPAVVIFLGALFLTDTPSSLVMRGDTARARAALLRVRGAGADVEAELKGIVRAVEVARQGEDGAFRRMAARREYRPYLVFAVAMPMFFQLTGVIVISFFSPLVFRTVGFGSNAALMGNVILGAVNLVCLMLSTLVIDRYGRKVLFMVGGAIMIIAQVGVAWIMGAQVGKNGSEAMARPYAVAVVAFTCLHTAGFGWSWGPLGWVIPGEIFPVDIRSAGQAMNVSIGLGLTFVQTQSFLAMLCRFRYGTFAYYAAWVAVMTVFIAVFLPETKGVPLESMATVWARHWYWKRFAREQPKTSADEPTGTY